One window of the Tachypleus tridentatus isolate NWPU-2018 chromosome 10, ASM421037v1, whole genome shotgun sequence genome contains the following:
- the LOC143228944 gene encoding uncharacterized protein LOC143228944 gives MKSELTKLTTGMATNTALSCPQDSNETLSPLPSREGNYGSLLRHSQHTRFSHRNTYGSNHPHLQCVEESDEELEKPANSDSDKCNYSTENAIGFCYNQRFTSLKLTNAHLQPTQSEKVADVHYQLSKSFHGYHKSDKDLNNSHERIKSADVSKKQNSYVPCLTRSAILKQYELESSNEINAYNYHRYQRESSFPESLGKMSNEEDDHVNGASLGDTEDNIFTIGGQRVVISSVHSDDEADVSKQRENEMVVSGRGSENPERYPEDSSIASLSIEKKRRRKQCISESFSIIFFAGFIILSSLAPWLSIPSYVVSNPDQDTFKLIMLLCVFVSFVFLFIGCIIGNFYWYFDRQTGRWRVMLHCGKGPKPYYWGWNFSSEKNKSQKNQSKHIETV, from the exons ATGAAAAGTGAGCTGACAAAATTAACGACTGGCATGGCTACAAACACTGCTCTAAGTTGTCCACAAGACTCAAACGAAACTCTAAGTCCTCTTCCTTCCCGAGAAGGAAATTATGGCAGTCTTTTAAGGCACAGCCAACACACCAGATTCAGCCATAGGAACACCTACGGTTCTAATCATCCTCACTTACAGTGTGTGGAAGAAAGCGATGAAGAACTCGAGAAACCCGCCAACAGCGATTCTGATAAATGCAATTACTCAACAGAAAATGCTATAGGGTTTTGTTACAATCAAAGATTCACTTCTCTAAAGCTCACCAATGCCCACCTTCAGCCTACTCAAAGTGAGAAAGTAGCCGACGTTCATTATCAGTTAAGCAAATCCTTTCACGGTTATCACAAGTCAGATAAAGATTTGAACAATTCTCATGAGAGAATTAAAAGCGCTGATGTCAGCAAAAAGCAAAATAGTTACGTTCCTTGTTTAACCCGATCCGCCATTTTGAAACAGTATGAATTAGAAAGTTCAAATGAAATTAATGCGTACAACTATCACCGATATCAAAGAGAATCATCTTTTCCTGAGAGTCTTGGTAAAATGTCCAATGAAGAGGATGACCATGTAAATGGAGCTAGCTTAGGGGACACGGAGGACAATATCTTCACCATTGGGGGTCAAAGGGTGGTCATTTCTTCTGTTCATTCTGACGACGAAGCCGACGTATCCaaacaaagagaaaatgaaaTGGTCGTCTCAGGTCGTGGAAGCGAAAACCCAGAAAG atatcCAGAGGACTCTTCGATAGCTTCGCTATCAATCGAGAAGAAAAGAAGACGGAAACAATGCATTTCGGAAtctttttctataatattttttgcGGGTTTCATCATTTTATCTTCGTTGGCACCATGGCTTTCAATTCCGTCCTATGTTGTGTCGAATCCTGATCAAGATACGTTTAAActcattatgttgctttgtgtgTTCGTCTCTTTTGTGTTTCTCTTTATCGGCTGCATAATAGGTAACTTTTATTGGTATTTCGATAGGCAAACCGGCAGGTGGCGGGTCATGTTACACTGTGGGAAAGGTCCAAAGCCTTACTACTGGGGTTGGAATTTCTCTTCTGAGAAAAACAAATCTCAGAAGAACCAGTCTAAGCACATAGAAACTGTGTAA